Part of the Bernardetia sp. genome, ACGATATTGAAATGCTAGATGACGAAGACGAATCAATTACAAATTAAATAATTACGAATTGAATGAAAAAAATATTTCACTTACCTTGTTTTTACCAACGACTTGTTTTCTCTTTTTTTATAATTTTTCTCTTTGCTTCTTTTATTCCAAAACACGCTATGCACCTTAGCATTACGGAAATGGATTTTAAAGAAAAAGGAGACATTACAGAAATTCAAATCTCTCATAAAATATTTGTAGATGATTTGGAAAAAGCTCTTCGAAAAAATTATAAAACTGTTTTTGAAAAAGACAAACCCAATCTTTCTACCAAAACCCAACACAAGGAGGCCGAAAAGTATATGTATGAATACTTAAAAAAAGTCGTTGATTTAAAAATTAAAAATCAGAGAAAAGAAATAAATTATATCGGAGTAGAGTTTGAAGGCGATGTAGTTTGGGTGTATGGAACAATACAAAAATCTAATTCGGAAGACAATGAAACTATTTCTATCAAAAATATGATTTTGATGGATGTATTTGATGACCAACGAAATATGCTCTACCTTTATAAGAAAGGTGTAGAAAACAATGAGCAGAAAGAATTTCTAAATTTTACATTGGATAACCGAATTCAAACTATTAGTTTTTAAGTTTTTTTAAAAAAATGACCGAAATCTAAACTTGAATTGGCTTTTTATACGATTTTGTGCTATATTTTGATTGTGAAAAAAACTTTACTACAACAGACTAACTACAAAACTGTTTATTTTTTTTATGGAAGATAACAATTTACTTATCTCAGACACTACTGAAAAGTTTTCTGGAGAAGGCTATAATACAAATCCACAGGAAAGAACGGTAGCTCTTATAGATGACAAACAGTATATTGCCGAGCGTTTGGACTCTCAAATGAACTGGTACGACAGAAAAAGTAGTGAGAATAAAAAAAAATATAAACGTATAAAAAGAGCAGAAGCTGTTATAGCAGCCCTAATTCCTGTTGTAATTACTTTTGGAGCATTTAAAATAGTACAAGAAAACGATTTAGGAGTATATCTACAAGTAGTGGCAGCTTTGGCAGGTGTGGCGTTGGTAATTATGAATAGTTTTTTAGAATTAGACGAACACTACAAACTTTGGAAAGAATATCGTGTTACTTGTGAGATGATGCGCCATGAACGTTATATGTACATGACACGTAGCGAACCTTACGATGAAGCTGATGCGTTTCCTCGCTTAGTTGAAAAAATAGAAGCAATTCTAAACTCTGAAACACAGCGTTGGAAACAAATTGACAAGAAAACAGACAAAAAACAAAAAAATCCTACCACAAAAGAAGACGAAGAAACAGAAAATAAAAAGCTTTCTTAAAATCAATTAGTAATTCATTTTTTTAAATTAGTAATCAAAATGCCAAAAGTATTTTTAGGGGGAACTGTAAATGGCTCAAAATGGAGGGATTACGTAATGCCTCGCTTACACATAGATTATTTTGACCCTGTGGTAGAAGAATGGAACGACGAAGCCTATAAAAAAGAACTCTATGAAAGGGAACACTGCGATTATTGTCTCTACGTCTTGACACCCAAGATGAAAGGAGTATATTCTATTGCCGAAGTAGTGGATGATTCTAATAAACGACCTAAGAAAACACTATTTTGTTTCTTGAAAAAAGATGGAGACAAAGAGTTTGATGCTGTTCAGTTGCGTTCTATGCAGGCTGTTACCAAAATGGTCGTAAATAATGGGGCAAAGCATTTTGACACCTTAGATGAGCTGATTTCTTTTCTCAATACTGCCCCTAGAAAAATACGACATACTTCTCCTATTAAATAAATTGTTTTTTGTTATTGAATATAAATATATTTATATTAGAATTTATTAATAAATTTACTCAAACTTAGAATAAAAAAAATGAAAAATGACGATTTTTTAGATAAAGACTCTTTCTATTCAGAAGGAGGTTTTCAAGTAACCAATGCTGCTAAAAGTTTTTTGGCTACTTCAGCTTCTTGGGGGAAATTCTTGGCTATTATGGGTTTTATTGGTACAGCTCTGATGATTTTGGGAGGTATAGCAATGATGTTTGTTGGGGCTATTAGCAATAGCTTTTCAACAGGTACAACCATGAATCCTTTTGGTGCATTCGGAGGAGTTGGGATTGGACTATTATATCTATTTCTGGCAATTTTTTACTTTTTTCCTGCACTATATTTATATAATTTTTCTTCAAAGACCAAATCAGCTATACGAAACTCAGATAGTTCAGAACTAGAACAAGCTTTCAAAAACTTGAAGTCAATGTTTTTATTCTTAGGAGTTACAACGATTGTATTTATAGCTCTCTATGTATTGGGTATTATATTCGCAATGATAGCAGGAGCTTCTATGTAAAGATATTTTTGATATTCATACAATAATACGTTTCTTGATTTTAAAAATTGGGAAACGTTTTTTTATAAAATGTTGTTAGTGCTTGAGCTTGGAGAAGTTGAATGGATGATAAAAAAATGGCTTTGTTTTATATCAATTTTTAATAACTTTATATTTGACTTTTCCTAAATCTAATTTCCTATTGATTTTATTCCTATCATAATTTTAAGAAA contains:
- a CDS encoding nucleoside 2-deoxyribosyltransferase domain-containing protein — translated: MPKVFLGGTVNGSKWRDYVMPRLHIDYFDPVVEEWNDEAYKKELYEREHCDYCLYVLTPKMKGVYSIAEVVDDSNKRPKKTLFCFLKKDGDKEFDAVQLRSMQAVTKMVVNNGAKHFDTLDELISFLNTAPRKIRHTSPIK
- a CDS encoding DUF4231 domain-containing protein produces the protein MEDNNLLISDTTEKFSGEGYNTNPQERTVALIDDKQYIAERLDSQMNWYDRKSSENKKKYKRIKRAEAVIAALIPVVITFGAFKIVQENDLGVYLQVVAALAGVALVIMNSFLELDEHYKLWKEYRVTCEMMRHERYMYMTRSEPYDEADAFPRLVEKIEAILNSETQRWKQIDKKTDKKQKNPTTKEDEETENKKLS
- a CDS encoding DUF5362 family protein; translation: MKNDDFLDKDSFYSEGGFQVTNAAKSFLATSASWGKFLAIMGFIGTALMILGGIAMMFVGAISNSFSTGTTMNPFGAFGGVGIGLLYLFLAIFYFFPALYLYNFSSKTKSAIRNSDSSELEQAFKNLKSMFLFLGVTTIVFIALYVLGIIFAMIAGASM
- a CDS encoding DUF6702 family protein, whose protein sequence is MKKIFHLPCFYQRLVFSFFIIFLFASFIPKHAMHLSITEMDFKEKGDITEIQISHKIFVDDLEKALRKNYKTVFEKDKPNLSTKTQHKEAEKYMYEYLKKVVDLKIKNQRKEINYIGVEFEGDVVWVYGTIQKSNSEDNETISIKNMILMDVFDDQRNMLYLYKKGVENNEQKEFLNFTLDNRIQTISF